The following proteins come from a genomic window of Pocillopora verrucosa isolate sample1 chromosome 6, ASM3666991v2, whole genome shotgun sequence:
- the LOC136281735 gene encoding uncharacterized protein: MSQFKKRIHLFNCDNTYKLEPVEKLLEKCGIHVELVEKHYFRLPKMSEMVDRIPILAMDMAFFVVHAHECVLSINEDGAGFGYTKIYRSLLKATGGDVIIVIGGDNKYKGEDEEEREVISRWAKRKVFSQFSEEYLDGRKSFIFSWNKQHRVIHEEALLHHFDPNKKGLKFEYQPDQQKEQPEAATPPPSRLEEVIPPFRRCFSLSGEQHYESEPPLKPESSLRHYEAVTGAREIKEWKTLDSRAEGSNISRKKASTTTANNQGAGSEEIVRPRTGETIELSILGCNVSCESVDDAKKVFARVLPSLRLSKDPFVGNLPITEVEEYLRDYHFRFAMLVVDGYTVRDGCDDQRSKELQRLVRLAVDKVVEKVIILVCNGQSTTNTYNEFIGQINKLEKTFVATLNNGKLAMDPDILCSQVLNLPMTCSTPNTQFISQEQDVNAYSLSTYSYNLSENYLQRNSSERKSIDEMSAQNSQQLVLGTQFSERPPPVVVLRSFVRYGKISYRQEDLQIWDPEFQVPDDIQGSLLYRFRNKPLVGIRVIKLSNGSTKCYVDHNLKQFTLDEEIQLDTGKKLLLKTHVRNGKVSFEDNDVKYKYRNNCIPKCIIDDLQMRKADGDLYITLYDSDKFEAIIKGSGKIEQAANAANAAANAIKQTTERALEKTKKALGFSSLGRNSKD; this comes from the exons ATGTCTCAGTTTAAAAAGCGAATTCATCTTTTCAACTGTGATAACACATACAAGTTAGAGCCTGTTGAAAAATTGCTGGAGAAATGTGGCATCCATGTTGAACTTGTTGAGAAGCACTATTTCAGACTTCCTAAAATGTCTGAAATGGTCGACAGAATTCCCATCTTAGCGATGGATATGGCCTTTTTCGTGGTTCATGCACACGAATGTGTACTCTCGATAAACGAGGACGGCGCGGGATTTGGCTACACCAAAATATACCGGTCTTTACTAAAAGCAACTG GTGGAGATGTCATCATCGTTATTGGGGGAGATAACAAATACAAGGGCGAAGACGAAGAGGAACGTGAGGTTATTTCACGTTGGGCGAAAAGGAAAGTTTTCTCACAGTTCAGCGAAGAGTATCTTGATGGCAGAAAGAGCTTCATCTTTTCTTGGAACAAACAACATCGAGTGATTCACGAAGAAGCTCTGTTGCACCACTTTGATCCAAACAAGAAAGGACTAAAGTTCGAATATCAGCCGGATCAGCAAAAGGAACAACCAGAGGCAGCAACACCACCGCCATCAAGATTGGAGGAGGTGATACCTCCGTTTCGTAGATGTTTTTCCTTGTCAGGCGAACAACATTATGAATCAGAACCGCCACTTAAACCAGAAAGTTCCCTGCGTCACTATGAAGCTGTAACTGGAGCAAGGGAGATCAAAGAATGGAAGACTCTTGATAGTAGAGCCGAGGGCAGCAATATTTCGAGGAAGAAGGCAAGCACAACAACTGCTAATAATCAAGGAGCCGGGTCTGAGGAAATTGTTCGTCCACGTACCGGAGAAACCATTG AATTGTCGATTCTTGGCTGTAATGTGTCATGTGAGTCTGTGGATGATGCGAAAAAGGTTTTTGCAAGAGTTCTTCCCAGCCTTCGCTTGTCAAAGGATCCTTTCGTTGGCAACCTCCCAATCACCGAAGTTGAAGAATATCTGAGGGACTATCACTTCAGATTCGCTATGTTGGTGGTGGACGGTTATACCGTGAGGGATGGTTGTGACGATCAAAGATCAAAGGAATTACAGCGACTTGTAAGACTTGCAGTGGATAAAGTCG TTGAAAAAGTCATTATCTTGGTTTGCAATGGGCAATCAACAACAAATACATACAATGAGTTTATTGGGCAAATCAATAAGCTAGAGAAAACGTTTGTTGCAACATTAAACAATGGAAAGCTGGCTATGGATCCAGATATTTTGTGCAGCCAAGTTTTGAATCTTCCAATGACATGTTCTACGCCAAATACACAGTTTATCTCTCAAGAACAGGATGTAAACGCTTACTCGTTGTCCACATATTCATACAACTTAAGCGAAAACTATCTTCAAAGGAATTCCTCAGAAAGGAAAAGTATTGATGAGATGAGTGCTCAAAATAGTCAGCAGCTGGTCCTGGGGACACAGTTCTCAGAAAGACCCCCTCCTGTTGTTGTCCTAAGAAGTTTCGTTCGTTACGGAAAGATATCTTATCGGCAAGAGGACCTTCAAATATGGGACCCTGAATTTCAAGTTCCGGATGACATCCAAGGGAGCCTGTTATACAGATTCCGGAACAAACCTCTTGTTGGAATAAGAGTCATTAAGCTCAGTAATGGGTCAACTAAGTGTTATGTTGATcacaatttgaaacaatttacgTTGGATGAGGAAATACAGCTTGATACtggaaaaaagcttttattaaaaACTCATGTTCGCAACGGAAAGGTATCGTTTGAAGACAACGATGTAAAGTATAAATATAGAAATAACTGTATCCCTAAATGCATTATCGATGATCTACAAATGAGGAAGGCTGATGGTGACTTGTACATCACTTTATATGACTCAGACAAATTTGAAGCTATTATAAAAGGAAGTGGAAAAATAGAGCAAGCTGCTAATGCTGCTAATGCTGCTGCTAATGCTATCAAACAAACAACGGAAAGAGCgctagaaaaaacaaaaaaagcgttAGGATTTAGCTCTCTGGGGCGTAATTCAAAGGActga
- the LOC131770508 gene encoding uncharacterized protein, whose product MCFPRIQSRDFTDVPSDEELICQVTTNSSLVRQATFKAKEIAHIEKMSYSKKRVHLFNCDNTYKLEPVEKLLEKCGSHVERVENHSFRLAKMSEMVDTIPTLEMNMAFFVVHAHESRLSINEDKAGIGYAKIYRALLQATGGEVIVVIGGDDNYKGVDEENREVISRWAKRKVSSQFSEECLDGRKSFIFSWNKQHREIHEQALLHHFDPNKKGQKFEYQPDQRKEQRKAATPPPSRSKEVIPPFRRCFSVSGERQYESEPPLKPESSLHHCEAVTGTREIKEEKTLDNRAEGGNISRNEANTSTVINQGAGSEEIIRPPIGETIELSILGCNLSHESVDDAKKVFANILPNLHLSKDPLVGNLPITKVEEYLRDYHFRFSVLVMDGYTVRDGCDDERSKELQRLVRLAVDKVGEKVVILVCNGQSTTDTYNEFIEQINKLEKTFVATVNNGKLTVDPEILYHVLSPQMPCSTPNAQSISQEQDVNAYLSSTYSYKVSENYPQMNSSERKSIDEMSAQNSQQLVLGTQFSERPPPVVVLRSFVRYGKISYRQEDLQIWDPEFQVPDDIQGSLLYRFRNKPLVGIRVIKLSNGSTECYVDHNLKQFTLDEEIQLDTGKKLLLKTRVRNGKVSFEDNDVKYKYRNNCIPECIIDDLQMRKADGDLYITLHDSDKFEAIIKRRGKIEQAANAFTNAAANAAAKAIKETKEKALKVSKKAFGFPSLGHNSEN is encoded by the exons ATGTGTTTTCCGAGAATTCAATCACGTGATTTTACAGATGTTCCCTCTGACGAGGAACTAATTTGCCAAGTGACGACAAATTCATCTCTTGTACGCCAAG ctACATTCAAAGCGAAAGAAATTGCTCACATAGAAAAGATGTCGTATTCAAAAAAGCGAGTTCATCTTTTTAACTGTGATAACACATACAAGCTAGAGCCTGTTGAGAAATTACTGGAGAAATGTGGCAGCCATGTTGAGCGTGTTGAGAATCACTCGTTCAGACTTGCTAAAATGTCTGAAATGGTAGACACAATTCCAACCTTAGAGATGAATATGGCCTTTTTCGTGGTTCATGCACATGAATCTAGACTCTCGATAAACGAAGACAAAGCTGGCATTGGTTACGCCAAGATATACAGAGCTTTACTGCAAGCAACGG GAGGAGAAGTCATCGTCGTTATCGGGGGAGATGACAATTATAAAGGCGTCGACGAAGAGAATCGAGAAGTTATTTCACGTTGGGCGAAAAGGAAAGTTTCCTCACAGTTTAGCGAAGAGTGTCTTGATGGTAGAAAGAGCTTCATCTTTTCTTGGAACAAACAACATCGAGAGATTCACGAACAAGCTCTACTGCATCACTTTGACCCAAACAAGAAAGGGCAAAAGTTCGAATATCAGCCGGATCAGCGAAAGGAACAACGAAAGGCAGCAACACCACCGCCGTCAAGATCGAAAGAGGTGATACCTCCGTTTCGTAGATGTTTTTCTGTGTCAGGCGAACGACAATATGAATCGGAGCCGCCACTTAAACCAGAAAGTTCCCTGCATCACTGTGAAGCTGTAACTGGAACAAGGGAGATCAAAGAAGAGAAGACCCTTGATAATAGAGCTGAGGGCGGCAATATTTCGAGGAACGAGGCAAACACATCAACTGTCATTAATCAAGGAGCCGGGTCAGAGGAAATTATTCGTCCACCTATCGGAGAAACCATAG AATTGTCGATTCTTGGCTGCAATCTGTCACACGAGTCTGTGGATGAtgcgaaaaaagtttttgcaaacATTCTTCCCAACCTTCATTTGTCAAAGGATCCTTTGGTTGGCAACCTCCCAATCACCAAAGTTGAAGAATATTTGAGGGACTATCACTTCAGATTCTCTGTGTTGGTGATGGACGGTTATACGGTGAGGGATGGTTGTGACGATGAAAGATCAAAGGAATTACAGCGACTTGTAAGACTTGCAGTGGATAAAGTCG gtGAAAAAGTCGTTATCTTGGTTTGCAATGGGCAGTCAACAACAGATACATACAATGAGTTTATCGAGCAAATCAATAAACTAGAGAAAACGTTTGTTGCAACAGTAAACAATGGAAAGCTGACCGTAGATCCAGAAATTTTGTACCATGTTTTGAGTCCTCAAATGCCATGTTCTACGCCAAATGCACAGTCTATCTCTCAAGAACAGGATGTAAACGCTTACTTGTCGTCCACATATTCATACAAAGTAAGCGAAAACTATCCTCAAATGAATTCCTCAGAAAGGAAAAGCATTGATGAGATGAGTGCTCAAAATAGTCAGCAGCTGGTCCTGGGGACACAGTTCTCAGAAAGACCCCCTCCTGTTGTTGTCCTAAGAAGTTTCGTTCGTTACGGAAAGATATCTTATCGGCAAGAGGACCTTCAAATATGGGACCCTGAATTTCAAGTTCCGGATGACATCCAAGGGAGCCTGTTATACAGATTCCGGAACAAACCTCTTGTTGGAATAAGAGTCATTAAGCTCAGTAATGGGTCAACTGAGTGTTATGTTGATcacaatttgaaacaatttacgTTGGATGAGGAAATACAGCTTGATACtggaaaaaagcttttattaaaaACTCGTGTTCGCAACGGAAAGGTATCGTTTGAAGACAACGATGTAAAGTATAAATATAGAAATAACTGTATCCCTGAATGCATTATCGATGATCTACAAATGAGGAAGGCTGATGGTGACTTGTACATCACTTTACATGACTCAGACAAATTTGAAGCTATTataaaaagaagaggaaaaatagaGCAAGCTGCTAATGCTTTTACTAATGCTGCTGCTAATGCTGCTGCAAAGGCtatcaaagaaacaaaggaaaaagcacTAAAAGTATCAAAAAAAGCATTTGGGTTTCCTTCTCTGGGGCATAATTCAGAGAActga
- the LOC136281736 gene encoding uncharacterized protein — MGNSSSGETRYTYEDNTDEERQRAKEREARRLKNERKQFEKEERERIEKEKQQEEERCREKLGLKRQKDIEEEEKRREEDERKRLELEAELPKLRRQLKNYKFGDKIKLDSFLGLEIDDVTQLRIGVFGSAGTGKSCFINTVERVVRQTNKGSVPDQSKGEEGTIVLQDYLPELFFHLVDTRGFFIYDSDDVIEFQNVLSGKFQPGDIIVRPKKGQVNKQEMHQCPKFGQRLHGAIIVVKGTDPRLAEGALRDYWNPLRSILCKSGIAPITVVTHCDELKSEKEKEEALEDAYKATSSSPSNTFLTWNYTKDNTERNPEIERMTFDILHYALITAEKAVKQMKSRERNEREDDMMSALEGMSVSGPDSPDALVEVFLRFLQKEYRWDTTNIVRISHQLVKDDVTTVNLLAKCWSHVQHFFPVGMSRIIEKELRKRGMLTRTIWPSQAT; from the exons ATGGGG AATAGTTCTAGCGGGGAGACTCGCTACACTTATGAGGATAACACAGACGAAGAAAGGCAAAGAGCAAAGGAGAGAGAGGCAAGACGGCTGAAGAATGAACGAAAGcaatttgaaaaagaagagagagaacgtatagaaaaagaaaagcaacaggAGGAAGAGAGGTGCAGAGAGAAACTCGGGCTAAAGCGACAAAAGGAcatagaagaagaagaaaagagaagagaagaggaCGAACGCAAAAGATTGGAATTGGAGGCCGAACTTCCCAAACTTCGGCGTCAgttgaaaaattacaaatttggtgaCAAGATAAAACTAGATAGTTTCCTAGGACTGGAAATTGATGATGTAACCCAGCTCAGGATCGGTGTGTTTGGCTCCGCGGGTACAGGGAAGAGTTGCTTCATTAACACAGTTGAACGAGTGGTGAGGCAAACAAACAAGGGTTCCGTCCCAGACCAGTCCAAAGGAGAAGAGGGCACCATTGTACTCCAGGACTACCTGCCAGAGCTATTCTTTCACTTGGTGGACACCCGAGGTTTCTTCATTTACGACTCTGATGATGTCATCGAGTTTCAAAATGTTCTGAGTGGGAAATTTCAGCCTGGTGATATCATCGTTCGCCCTAAAAAAGGCCAAGTCAACAAACAAGAAATGCATCAATGCCCAAAATTTGGACAGAGACTACATGGCGCTATCATTGTTGTGAAAGGCACCGACCCAAGACTGGCCGAAGGAGCTTTGAGGGACTACTGGAATCCACTTCGAAGTATCCTGTGTAAAAGTG GTATTGCACCCATCACTGTAGTTACTCACTGCGACGAACTGAAAAGTGAGAAAGAGAAGGAGGAGGCTCTGGAAGATGCATATAAAGCCACCAGTAGCTCGCCAAGTAATACATTCTTGACTTGGAACTACACAAAAGACAACACTGAACGAAACCCGGAAATTGAACGAATGACATTCGACATCTTGCACTATGCTCTGATCACCGCAGAAAAAGCTGTGAAGCAAATGAAGTCTCGGGAGAGGAACGAAAGAGAAGATGACATGATGAGTGCACTGGAGGGCATGTCAGTCAGTGGACCTGATTCTCCCGACG CTTTAGTAGAAGTGTTCTTGCGCTTTCTCCAAAAGGAATACAGATGGGATACAACTAACATTGTAAGGATATCGCATCAGTTAGTCAAAGATGACGTAACAACTGTAAATTTACTTGCAAAGTGTTGGAGTCATGTCCAACACTTCTTTCCCGTTGGCATGAGCAGAATAATAGAGAAAGAGCTGAGAAAACGAGGAATGCTAACTCGAACAATTTGGCCTTCACAGGCCACCTAA
- the LOC131774168 gene encoding uncharacterized protein, translating into MGSGSSQETHYTYVDNSETERREAEEKEKRRLENERKQREHEEKMRIKKEKEEEERRRREQLKEQRQKEIEEKEARRRAEEQKLLELEAELCRRRDQLFNYKFGDKTRLDNFMGLNIDDVTQLRIGVFGPTGSGKSCFINTCERAVRQTEKGSAPDSTTGQEGTITLQDYLPEMFFRLVDTRGFFNYNSNENIEFQNILFGKIQPGDNIVRPDNDEDNTQELHQCPAFEKRLHGIIIVVMANDPRLTEGALRDYLKPVRDVLRKNGIAPITVITHRDKLKTEDDEKDAFDEASAATGSSPSHTFFMWNYTKENKERNPEIEQMTFDILHYALMTAERAVKIMKQKEKNKREDEMMKALEGVTISGQVAPDSVDASVEVFLRFLQKEYQWSTNSIMTASSKLAKDDITSVKLLAMSWSEVRHHFPAGMSRMIEKELRKRGMIS; encoded by the exons ATGGGG AGTGGTTCTAGTCAAGAGACTCACTACACGTATGTGGATAACTCAGAAACAGAAAGGCGTGAAGCagaggagaaagagaaaagacGGCTGGAGAATGAACGAAAACAACGTGAGCACGAGGAAAAAATGCGTataaagaaagagaaggaagaagaagagaggAGACGAAGGGAGCAACTCAAGGAACAGCGGCAGaaagaaatagaagaaaaagaagccaGAAGACGAGCAGAAGAACAGAAACTTTTGGAACTGGAGGCCGAACTTTGCCGACGCCGAGATCAGTTGTTCAATTACAAGTTTGGAGACAAGACCAGGCTTGACAATTTTATGGGGCTAAACATTGATGATGTAACCCAGCTCAGGATCGGTGTGTTTGGCCCCACGGGATCAGGGAAGAGTTGCTTCATCAACACGTGTGAACGGGCGGTAAGGCAAACAGAAAAAGGATCCGCCCCGGACAGCACAACAGGACAAGAGGGAACCATCACACTCCAGGACTACCTTCCAGAGATGTTCTTCCGCTTGGTAGACACCAGGGGCTTCTTCAACTACAACTCCAACGAGAACATCGAGTTTCAGAATATCCTGTTCGGGAAAATTCAGCCCGGAGATAACATCGTTCGCCCTGACAATGACGAAGACAACACACAGGAATTGCATCAATGTCCAGCATTTGAAAAAAGACTGCATGGAATCATTATTGTCGTGATGGCTAACGACCCAAGACTCACTGAAGGTGCCTTGAGGGATTACCTGAAACCAGTTCGAGATGTCCTAAGAAAAAACG gaatcGCCCCAATAACTGTTATAACTCATAGGGACAAACTGAAAACTGAAGACGATGAGAAGGACGCTTTTGACGAGGCATCAGCTGCTACCGGTAGCTCTCCTAGCCACACTTTCTTCATGTGGAACTACACCAAAGAAAACAAGGAACGTAACCCTGAGATAGAGCAGATGACATTTGACATCTTGCACTATGCTTTGATGACCGCCGAACGGGCTGTCAAGATCATgaagcaaaaagagaaaaacaaaagagaggaCGAGATGATGAAAGCCCTCGAGGGAGTTACTATCAGTGGACAAGTGGCACCTGATTCCGTTGATG CTTCGGTGGAAGTGTTTTTGCGTTTCCTCCAGAAGGAATATCAGTGGTCAACAAACAGTATCATGACGGCTTCGAGCAAGTTGGCCAAAGATGACATAACAAGTGTAAAGTTATTAGCCATGAGCTGGAGTGAAGTTCGTCACCATTTTCCAGCTGGTATGAGTAGAATGATCGAGAAGGAGCTCAGGAAACGAGGCATGATCTCATGA